The Methanomethylovorans hollandica DSM 15978 genome includes a region encoding these proteins:
- a CDS encoding type II secretion system F family protein, with protein MEWKKLFKNDFPVNPNLDERTLRHMEDATVRVGLENSRKNVVLKQFIKDPYMTLCAYPDYTFIITTPVALVFLIAGLMRNWPNPIIDDVIFFSVLIAIFPASIMYQKKMKHITKIEEYLPTFLRDISEMSRAGLTLSRSVATVAKGEYGELSPEIKKMNDLMSWGVSFEKALLTFARRMNTALIDRSVALITQASKAGGRVSQVLEAAARDSTEVKQIERERKGNMMVYLVIIYMSFFVFLFVIAMLAMTFVPTMATAGQAATDAGAGGQFIGAFDPGMFIRVMFHASLVQGFFSGLVAGQMGEGAISAGLKHSIVLSMIAWITFTFFI; from the coding sequence ATGGAATGGAAGAAGCTATTTAAAAATGACTTCCCAGTAAATCCAAATTTAGATGAGAGAACACTCCGTCACATGGAAGATGCTACCGTACGTGTCGGACTGGAAAATTCGCGTAAGAACGTCGTGTTGAAACAGTTCATAAAAGATCCGTACATGACGCTGTGTGCCTATCCGGACTATACGTTCATAATCACTACACCGGTTGCGCTGGTATTTCTCATAGCGGGTCTTATGCGAAACTGGCCAAATCCTATAATAGACGATGTGATCTTCTTCAGTGTCCTGATAGCTATATTCCCTGCTTCCATAATGTATCAGAAGAAGATGAAGCATATAACTAAAATAGAAGAATACCTGCCTACATTTCTGAGGGATATTTCAGAAATGAGCCGGGCGGGGCTTACTCTTTCCAGATCAGTAGCCACTGTGGCAAAAGGAGAGTACGGAGAACTTTCTCCAGAGATAAAAAAGATGAATGACCTCATGTCCTGGGGAGTCTCTTTTGAAAAGGCATTGCTCACTTTTGCACGCCGTATGAATACTGCTCTTATTGACAGGTCTGTTGCTTTGATCACTCAGGCTAGCAAGGCAGGAGGACGAGTTTCCCAGGTGCTGGAAGCTGCTGCCAGGGACTCTACTGAAGTGAAACAGATCGAGAGGGAAAGAAAGGGTAACATGATGGTCTATCTGGTGATCATCTACATGTCCTTCTTCGTGTTCCTCTTCGTTATAGCCATGCTTGCAATGACTTTTGTGCCCACTATGGCAACAGCAGGCCAGGCGGCCACAGATGCCGGAGCAGGCGGCCAGTTCATAGGTGCTTTCGATCCAGGCATGTTCATAAGGGTGATGTTCCATGCATCTCTTGTTCAGGGCTTCTTCAGCGGACTTGTAGCAGGGCAGATGGGAGAAGGAGCCATATCTGCGGGGCTGAAACATTCCATAGTACTATCGATGATAGCCTGGATCACATTCACCTTTTTTATCTGA
- a CDS encoding fumarate hydratase, producing MTGMVTYDDVVLATVNIIREAEICLPPDVIDAIENAYERETSETARAQLAAILKNIELAKSRSVPMCQDTGIMVFFVDIGRSLTLDFDLEGAIVEGVRRATIQVPLRPNAVSPLSRKNSGDNTGAGLPDINYSFVEGNKLSITVAPKGAGSENMSALRMFNPTEISRIREFVLETVLKAGGMPCPPIIVGVGIGGSFDKAARLAKQALLTDIKYMDPFELELLKGINSLGIGPMGMGGTTTALAVHVKQAHCHTASLPVAVNIQCWANRHAKVVLEGRHEQV from the coding sequence TTGACAGGAATGGTAACTTATGATGACGTTGTTTTGGCAACAGTGAACATTATAAGAGAAGCAGAGATCTGTCTGCCTCCTGATGTCATTGATGCTATTGAGAATGCATATGAACGGGAAACATCTGAAACTGCCAGAGCACAGCTTGCGGCGATCTTAAAGAATATCGAACTTGCCAAAAGTCGATCGGTACCTATGTGTCAGGACACAGGTATCATGGTGTTCTTTGTAGATATCGGTCGTTCTCTTACATTGGATTTTGATCTTGAAGGCGCTATTGTCGAGGGTGTACGCCGTGCAACAATTCAAGTGCCTCTTCGGCCAAATGCCGTATCTCCCCTTTCCCGGAAGAACAGCGGGGATAATACGGGTGCCGGTCTGCCGGACATCAATTACAGTTTTGTGGAAGGCAACAAGCTTAGCATCACTGTAGCTCCCAAAGGTGCTGGCTCTGAGAATATGAGCGCTCTGCGCATGTTCAATCCCACAGAGATTTCCAGGATCAGGGAATTCGTGCTGGAGACCGTGCTTAAAGCAGGTGGAATGCCTTGTCCACCTATCATTGTGGGGGTAGGGATCGGTGGTTCCTTTGACAAGGCAGCAAGACTTGCAAAGCAAGCTCTTCTGACGGATATAAAATACATGGATCCTTTTGAGCTTGAGCTGCTCAAGGGCATCAATTCTCTGGGAATTGGTCCCATGGGCATGGGTGGTACCACAACTGCTCTTGCCGTACATGTAAAACAGGCACACTGCCACACTGCATCTCTTCCCGTAGCTGTGAACATTCAATGCTGGGCAAACAGGCATGCAAAAGTAGTGCTGGAGGGAAGGCATGAGCAAGTATGA
- a CDS encoding sulfite exporter TauE/SafE family protein gives MEFLLFAVMVFFLSMLFSMIGLGGAIVYVPLFYWSGFDLLSAIPMGLLLNTVTSASAAVTYLRKGLVKLPVAIPFIIISMIAAPVGAYCTHLVPVNILLGIFSIIMVLIGTQMLVPEKKFFPATGNQENISSFPLILTSGSIVGFAGGLLGIGGGSLVMPLLIYMGYAVKTAAATSGLIVLFTSFAGLIAHLTSWQPDMELVSYITIAAFLGAQVGSYLMHTRMQPQTLRKMVGMVLWIMAVRMIAGLFGILSDGNL, from the coding sequence ATGGAGTTTCTGTTATTTGCAGTAATGGTCTTTTTTTTGTCTATGCTGTTCTCCATGATAGGCCTTGGAGGCGCCATAGTGTATGTACCTCTTTTTTATTGGTCAGGATTCGACCTGCTCAGTGCCATACCTATGGGCTTGTTGTTGAATACAGTGACATCGGCATCTGCAGCCGTGACATATCTGCGAAAGGGACTTGTAAAACTGCCTGTCGCGATCCCGTTTATTATCATCTCCATGATAGCTGCGCCTGTAGGTGCTTATTGTACACATTTGGTACCTGTTAATATACTGCTTGGGATATTCAGTATCATTATGGTACTGATAGGAACTCAGATGTTGGTCCCTGAAAAAAAGTTTTTTCCAGCAACTGGGAACCAAGAGAACATAAGTTCTTTTCCTCTGATCCTCACCTCGGGGTCCATAGTAGGTTTTGCCGGTGGTTTGCTGGGAATTGGCGGGGGTTCACTGGTAATGCCATTGCTGATCTATATGGGATACGCTGTTAAAACAGCTGCGGCTACTTCCGGCCTTATTGTTTTGTTCACTTCCTTTGCCGGATTGATCGCACACCTCACTTCGTGGCAGCCGGATATGGAACTTGTGAGTTATATTACGATCGCGGCTTTTTTAGGTGCACAGGTGGGTTCCTACCTCATGCATACCAGAATGCAGCCGCAGACCTTAAGGAAAATGGTTGGTATGGTGCTGTGGATTATGGCCGTGAGAATGATAGCAGGCCTGTTTGGAATTCTTTCTGATGGAAACCTTTAA
- a CDS encoding site-2 protease family protein, with product MNWTTAGIALFLLYWILVSYLNRNGTLERYNITNYGPLLMIRTTRGLKLLDRLAVPKKAWRLFADVGIRLMFIGMLAMLLIVIVSDISMLSSLGDNTMPEPNKFNEARNIFLIPGVNEFIPFTWGLIALIVTLVVHEFSHAILCRVENIRVKSMGILLALVPVGGFAEPDEKELFGTETTEKEDEGPVERTKSKAATRQQRARILSAGVMANFVVALFAFSLFFGPVLGAIAPIGNVMIMDAQDEASAAGLESQMIITQINEKPVENIVGMLEYLDTFPEGETVRLYASKDRVTSAYDVKIGAAEEDIKGVLIQDIVSASPAEAAGLQKGMRIMEMEGVPIRTVYDFRYFMNTTSAGQPITLVLADNTSAERELTLELASHPDEGNDKGFLGVFTSQDENVATSLGITVGEFPATTYISLLQSIPEMLKGIAGWLILLGLPIVGFAGEGFPGFSGMLANFYAPAGWAEPLGIGIFWIANSLLWIGWLNFYVGLFNCLPAVPLDGGHVFKDYTKAFIYRLTKNEEKSLRLSAAVTATFAVLIFMSFVFMIFVPYLVHGF from the coding sequence TTGAACTGGACAACCGCTGGAATTGCATTGTTTCTCCTGTATTGGATACTTGTATCGTATCTGAACAGGAATGGTACCCTTGAGAGATATAATATCACAAATTATGGCCCGCTCTTGATGATCAGGACCACAAGGGGGCTTAAACTACTTGACAGGTTAGCAGTGCCTAAGAAAGCCTGGAGATTGTTTGCTGACGTTGGTATACGACTGATGTTCATAGGCATGTTAGCTATGTTGCTCATTGTGATAGTTTCCGATATTTCGATGCTTTCATCGCTGGGTGACAATACAATGCCAGAACCGAACAAGTTCAATGAAGCGCGCAACATATTCCTGATTCCCGGTGTCAATGAGTTCATTCCTTTTACATGGGGTTTAATAGCCCTTATTGTGACCCTGGTGGTGCATGAGTTTTCCCATGCTATTCTCTGCAGGGTAGAAAATATCCGGGTCAAATCAATGGGCATACTGCTTGCTCTTGTACCAGTTGGAGGGTTTGCAGAACCAGACGAAAAAGAACTTTTTGGTACTGAAACAACTGAAAAGGAAGATGAGGGACCAGTTGAAAGAACAAAATCCAAGGCTGCTACGCGTCAGCAAAGGGCACGCATCCTTTCAGCAGGTGTCATGGCAAATTTTGTTGTTGCACTTTTTGCCTTTAGCTTGTTCTTCGGCCCCGTGCTTGGTGCAATTGCACCAATTGGTAATGTAATGATCATGGATGCACAGGATGAGGCTTCCGCTGCCGGGCTGGAGTCACAGATGATCATCACCCAAATAAATGAAAAACCAGTTGAGAACATAGTGGGGATGCTTGAATATCTTGATACTTTCCCGGAAGGTGAAACTGTCAGATTATATGCTTCAAAGGATAGGGTTACCTCTGCCTATGATGTCAAGATAGGGGCTGCTGAAGAAGACATCAAGGGAGTTCTTATCCAGGACATAGTATCTGCATCTCCTGCAGAGGCTGCGGGTTTACAGAAAGGCATGAGGATAATGGAGATGGAAGGTGTTCCCATACGAACTGTTTATGACTTCCGTTATTTCATGAACACCACATCTGCAGGTCAGCCTATAACACTGGTGCTTGCTGACAACACATCCGCAGAACGTGAGTTAACACTTGAGCTTGCATCTCATCCTGACGAAGGTAATGACAAGGGTTTTTTGGGAGTATTTACCAGTCAGGATGAAAATGTGGCGACAAGTCTTGGGATCACAGTGGGAGAATTCCCTGCAACGACCTATATCTCTTTGCTCCAGAGTATCCCTGAAATGCTAAAAGGAATAGCTGGCTGGCTGATCCTGCTGGGTTTGCCTATTGTTGGTTTTGCCGGAGAGGGTTTCCCCGGATTCAGTGGGATGCTCGCCAACTTCTATGCTCCTGCAGGATGGGCCGAACCCCTGGGAATCGGTATATTCTGGATCGCTAACTCTTTATTATGGATAGGCTGGCTTAACTTCTATGTGGGCCTGTTCAATTGCCTGCCTGCAGTACCTCTTGACGGAGGACATGTATTCAAAGATTACACAAAGGCTTTTATTTACAGGCTGACAAAGAATGAAGAGAAGTCACTTCGCCTTTCAGCAGCTGTAACTGCCACATTTGCTGTGCTGATATTCATGTCCTTTGTATTCATGATATTCGTACCGTATTTAGTGCATGGGTTCTGA
- a CDS encoding type II/IV secretion system ATPase subunit translates to MDLADGIRYNRNSDEVSLHVSQGIDIAQKNSKTEEIIALLADINSDVVSDDNINSLKKRIETDHSQLIKGYNINFTINNNWEQKIRSVIASKDLHIECASKVQEKQQIPLHQRLITLISNNPEEEEEYNIAVHGPIVDFGVPEGSNFKEIEMYAVNPPYAYIRMAYDPFAHEYQYQVLEPLLSEEEKRLLENIKQRLIETLELNLKQSDHKNAEKYLRKHTKKYLREYKIDISVRKKERVMYHLIRDFLGFGRIDAIMRDMRLEDVSCDGPNTPIYIYHKAYNSVPTNVIFSDDDELDSFAIRIAQLCGRHISIANPLLDATMPDGSRIQITLGREVTTRGSTFTIRRFNENPITPANLVNFHTFSTAMMAYLWMAVDSSKSIVFVGGTASGKTTAMNAVSLFIQPEMKIVSIEDTRELNLSHPNWIPGVTRESFAGEERGSIQMYELLRASLRQRPEYILVGEVRGAEAYVLFQAMSTGHTTFSTMHADSVQSVVHRLENPPINVPRIMIQALDIVSIQAQVKVNNERVRRCKSLTEIVGVDPRTGELLTNEVFTWDAAKDNFQYSGRSYILESIMENRGWNEEKLKDELKKRQDLLEWARLKKISHYKDFAKLVVTYGREPETIMNMVRQDRND, encoded by the coding sequence ATGGATCTTGCTGATGGAATCCGATATAATCGAAATTCAGATGAAGTTTCTCTTCATGTGTCGCAAGGAATAGATATAGCTCAAAAGAATTCTAAAACTGAGGAAATTATCGCCCTCCTCGCAGATATTAACAGTGATGTTGTTTCTGACGATAACATAAATAGCCTGAAAAAACGCATCGAAACCGACCATTCACAATTGATTAAGGGCTATAACATTAATTTTACTATAAATAATAACTGGGAACAAAAAATAAGAAGTGTCATTGCCAGCAAGGATCTGCATATAGAATGCGCCTCAAAAGTACAGGAAAAACAACAAATTCCTTTACACCAGCGCTTGATAACGCTTATTTCTAACAATCCTGAAGAGGAAGAAGAATACAATATCGCAGTACATGGTCCTATTGTAGATTTTGGTGTACCTGAAGGGAGCAATTTCAAAGAGATAGAAATGTACGCGGTAAATCCTCCATATGCTTATATAAGGATGGCATATGATCCGTTTGCGCATGAATACCAGTATCAAGTACTCGAACCCCTGCTTTCAGAAGAGGAAAAGAGACTTTTGGAAAATATAAAACAACGATTAATAGAAACCCTGGAACTCAACCTGAAGCAAAGTGATCACAAGAATGCTGAAAAATACCTGAGAAAGCATACAAAGAAATATCTTAGAGAATACAAGATAGACATCTCTGTCCGTAAAAAAGAAAGAGTGATGTATCACTTGATCCGGGATTTCCTTGGATTCGGAAGAATAGATGCTATCATGCGGGACATGCGACTTGAGGATGTATCATGTGATGGCCCCAACACTCCCATATATATCTACCACAAGGCCTACAATTCAGTGCCTACGAATGTGATTTTCTCAGATGATGATGAGCTTGATTCCTTTGCCATAAGGATAGCCCAGCTATGCGGAAGGCATATATCCATAGCAAATCCGCTTCTTGATGCAACAATGCCCGATGGATCACGCATTCAGATAACCCTTGGAAGGGAAGTCACTACCCGAGGAAGCACATTTACCATAAGGCGGTTCAATGAGAATCCTATCACTCCGGCAAATCTCGTAAATTTCCACACTTTCTCCACGGCAATGATGGCATATCTGTGGATGGCTGTGGACTCGAGCAAGAGCATCGTATTCGTGGGTGGTACTGCATCAGGTAAAACCACTGCAATGAATGCTGTATCTCTTTTTATCCAGCCTGAAATGAAGATCGTATCAATAGAAGATACAAGGGAACTTAATCTTTCACATCCCAACTGGATACCTGGCGTGACCAGAGAGTCCTTTGCAGGTGAAGAAAGAGGATCTATCCAGATGTATGAGCTTCTCAGGGCATCCCTGCGACAAAGGCCGGAATATATTCTTGTGGGTGAAGTACGTGGAGCAGAGGCTTATGTCCTTTTCCAGGCCATGTCCACAGGCCACACTACGTTCTCTACCATGCATGCCGATTCAGTACAGTCCGTAGTGCACAGGCTTGAAAATCCCCCTATCAATGTTCCAAGGATCATGATACAGGCTCTTGATATTGTTTCTATTCAAGCGCAGGTAAAAGTGAATAATGAGAGGGTAAGAAGATGCAAATCCCTTACAGAAATTGTGGGTGTGGACCCAAGAACGGGTGAATTGCTCACGAACGAAGTTTTCACCTGGGATGCGGCAAAGGATAATTTCCAGTATTCAGGTCGTTCATATATACTGGAAAGCATCATGGAGAACAGGGGATGGAACGAAGAGAAACTTAAGGATGAACTTAAGAAGAGACAGGACCTTCTTGAATGGGCACGTTTGAAAAAGATAAGTCACTACAAGGATTTTGCTAAACTTGTGGTGACATATGGCAGGGAACCTGAGACTATAATGAATATGGTAAGGCAGGACCGGAATGACTAA
- the comE gene encoding sulfopyruvate decarboxylase subunit beta, whose amino-acid sequence MMIRLDAIKVIADKAKKDGALLISNIGIPSKELYYLCDTQRNFYMLGSMGLASSIGLGLSLAQPQRRVITIEGDGSMLMNLGSLATIASQHPENYLLTIIDNGTYGSTGDEPTATSMYTDLAAVAKGVGIKEVYDADDPESLIRLLEEVKSGVIVVKVQPGNAQVPVIDICPEVILERFMDEMSDYTGF is encoded by the coding sequence ATGATGATACGTCTGGATGCTATCAAGGTCATTGCAGATAAAGCCAAAAAGGATGGAGCACTGCTGATAAGCAATATTGGCATACCCTCTAAGGAACTGTATTACTTATGTGATACGCAGCGCAACTTCTACATGCTGGGTTCTATGGGACTTGCTTCATCCATTGGCTTGGGCTTGTCCCTTGCGCAGCCTCAAAGACGTGTGATAACTATCGAAGGTGATGGCTCCATGCTTATGAACCTCGGCAGTCTTGCAACCATAGCAAGCCAGCACCCGGAAAACTATCTGCTGACAATAATAGACAATGGCACATACGGCTCCACAGGTGATGAACCTACGGCCACTTCAATGTACACTGACCTTGCAGCTGTGGCCAAGGGAGTAGGGATCAAAGAAGTATATGATGCAGACGATCCGGAAAGTCTTATACGGTTACTTGAAGAAGTGAAAAGTGGCGTCATAGTGGTCAAAGTGCAGCCCGGAAATGCACAGGTTCCTGTTATAGACATATGTCCAGAGGTTATATTGGAAAGATTCATGGATGAAATGTCGGATTATACAGGTTTTTAA
- a CDS encoding PAS domain S-box protein: MFHSANDLIFMQDMDLNLLEVNQIACERLGYTKEELLLLRPKELETSDYLPLIKSRMTARKTKAPLIHVSLALKRKTIERKEYIDLTDN; the protein is encoded by the coding sequence TTGTTCCACAGTGCTAATGACCTGATCTTTATGCAGGATATGGATCTCAATCTGCTGGAAGTGAACCAGATAGCCTGCGAAAGACTTGGCTATACAAAGGAAGAACTGCTTTTACTCCGGCCAAAAGAACTAGAAACATCTGATTATTTACCCCTCATAAAGTCCAGGATGACAGCCAGAAAGACAAAGGCACCACTTATACACGTGTCTCTCGCATTAAAAAGAAAGACCATTGAGAGAAAAGAGTATATAGACCTCACTGACAATTAA
- a CDS encoding FumA C-terminus/TtdB family hydratase beta subunit, whose protein sequence is MSKYDLTTPLQIDDIIKLHAGDIVYVSGIVYTARDEAHAHILKLDEAGKELPFELEGAAIYHCGPLMVKEDEDKWEAVAAGPTTSARMAGMTPRLLERHAIRVLIGKGGMQGVADALKGKCVYLAYTGGCAALAAEAIKNVRSVYWPQLGMPEAVWELEVEHFGPLVVGIDAHGHDLFQEVRDQALTAFCHLR, encoded by the coding sequence ATGAGCAAGTATGACTTAACCACGCCCCTGCAAATAGATGATATAATAAAGCTGCATGCCGGAGATATTGTGTACGTAAGCGGCATTGTATACACTGCCAGGGATGAAGCCCATGCTCATATTCTGAAATTAGATGAAGCAGGTAAAGAACTGCCCTTTGAGCTTGAAGGTGCGGCTATATATCACTGTGGTCCTCTGATGGTCAAAGAAGATGAAGATAAATGGGAAGCAGTTGCCGCCGGTCCTACCACAAGCGCCAGAATGGCCGGTATGACTCCCAGGTTGCTTGAAAGACATGCTATTCGTGTCCTCATTGGAAAAGGCGGTATGCAGGGAGTGGCTGATGCACTTAAGGGAAAGTGTGTATATCTTGCCTATACCGGAGGATGTGCTGCGCTTGCTGCAGAGGCAATAAAAAATGTTCGATCCGTATACTGGCCACAATTAGGAATGCCTGAAGCCGTATGGGAACTTGAGGTCGAACACTTTGGTCCTCTCGTAGTTGGCATAGATGCCCATGGGCACGATCTTTTTCAAGAAGTGAGGGACCAGGCCCTCACAGCTTTCTGCCATCTCAGATAA
- the sfsA gene encoding DNA/RNA nuclease SfsA, with product MSIREMNMTQVSRHVLDIPLDAEGTLVSRPNRFLAIVDIATPLGSKCEKVHVHDPGRLTDLLYPGNKLLLKKASGKKRKTEWDLIAGKAGDDFVLTHSGYHRQISMWVLENKIIESLANTEKILPEQVFGESRLDYLLEEAGRRTWIEVKGCTLAENGRAMFPDAPTTRGRRHVEELIKAVQAGDKAMMMVLVFRQEAQCFTAHENIDPDFAAAFNHALKEGVQVQPLVFTFRADGDGGHIYYYGKLPLCQ from the coding sequence ATGTCAATAAGAGAAATGAACATGACACAAGTTTCAAGACATGTTCTTGACATTCCCCTTGATGCAGAGGGGACCCTGGTTTCCAGACCCAACAGGTTTTTGGCAATAGTGGACATTGCCACTCCTTTAGGATCAAAATGTGAAAAAGTACATGTCCATGATCCCGGAAGACTTACGGATCTACTGTATCCCGGCAACAAATTGCTTCTGAAAAAAGCCAGCGGAAAAAAGAGAAAAACAGAGTGGGACCTCATAGCTGGCAAAGCAGGAGATGACTTCGTTCTTACTCATTCCGGGTATCACAGACAGATTTCCATGTGGGTTCTGGAAAATAAAATAATAGAGAGCCTAGCAAATACCGAGAAGATCCTGCCTGAGCAGGTCTTCGGGGAAAGCAGGCTGGATTACCTGCTTGAGGAAGCAGGGCGCAGAACATGGATCGAAGTAAAAGGATGCACTCTTGCCGAAAATGGTAGGGCGATGTTCCCAGATGCTCCCACGACACGCGGAAGAAGGCATGTCGAGGAACTCATAAAAGCCGTGCAAGCCGGAGATAAAGCTATGATGATGGTATTGGTTTTCCGGCAGGAGGCACAATGTTTCACAGCACATGAGAACATAGATCCGGATTTCGCTGCTGCTTTTAACCATGCTCTCAAAGAAGGAGTGCAGGTCCAGCCTCTAGTATTTACATTCAGAGCAGATGGTGATGGCGGCCATATATACTACTACGGAAAGCTACCGCTTTGTCAATGA
- a CDS encoding (Fe-S)-binding protein, translating into MNKILSLLPGYNCGSCGFKQCRDFAAQITDESSLMRCPFLEREMFRTNLEQLKGLVGQEKNEDKVTGIIDGLRADFSLGPLHSECSCREDIHPLDGSLEIEIGDILRYRPLGCPVTHFAKVIDRSPGIFTVHIVGPLHRLGKNDFSFKDAGLCMILAFEGIVIKGKVPSMCQTVKFLPEHCMMQKVHSGIVVSVEGRRLRIEAIDLKVW; encoded by the coding sequence GTGAACAAGATACTGTCGCTCCTGCCCGGATATAATTGTGGAAGCTGTGGTTTTAAGCAATGCAGGGATTTTGCAGCACAGATCACAGATGAATCAAGCCTGATGCGGTGCCCTTTCCTTGAAAGAGAGATGTTCAGAACAAACCTGGAGCAGTTAAAGGGGCTTGTAGGTCAGGAAAAGAACGAAGATAAAGTAACTGGCATCATTGATGGCCTTAGAGCTGATTTTTCACTTGGTCCGCTCCACAGCGAATGCTCCTGCAGGGAGGATATTCATCCCCTGGATGGATCTCTTGAGATAGAGATCGGGGATATATTACGCTATAGGCCATTAGGCTGTCCGGTCACTCACTTTGCTAAAGTGATAGACAGATCCCCGGGTATATTCACTGTGCACATAGTAGGACCTTTGCACAGGCTTGGAAAGAACGATTTTTCTTTTAAGGATGCAGGTCTATGCATGATCCTCGCTTTTGAAGGCATTGTTATAAAAGGCAAGGTCCCTTCGATGTGCCAGACAGTTAAGTTTCTGCCGGAACACTGTATGATGCAGAAGGTGCATTCCGGCATCGTGGTATCTGTAGAGGGTCGCAGGCTTCGCATAGAGGCCATTGACCTTAAAGTGTGGTGA
- a CDS encoding type II secretion system F family protein, with the protein MTNIYFNVAYEMFGEYYEKRRHEYYGLRLNMLRNRMSIGYDMYMSGAVLTAFVCMFFPLIAANLVFYFLGVPDFTGSRIGAPQWLFQFSEYKTAAIWLLLNVITGILVFSAVYKTFVIYPAVMAGERKRGIERMLPYAINYMSSMAGAGVLPLDLFRSLASNNIYRDVAVEARYLVRDIEVLGHNLVTGMRNLALTTPSPSLQDFLQGAITVITSGGELEPYFKIKTEQYLIENRQKQKEFLETLGLLGETYVTAFVAGPLFMIVVISIMAIMGGAEMVFLYLLIYAVIPFGSAMYILLISSMTPEA; encoded by the coding sequence ATGACTAATATTTATTTCAATGTAGCCTATGAGATGTTCGGAGAATATTATGAAAAACGAAGGCACGAATATTATGGTCTTCGTTTGAACATGCTCCGCAACCGAATGAGCATTGGTTACGATATGTACATGTCCGGTGCCGTACTTACCGCTTTTGTATGTATGTTCTTCCCACTTATTGCTGCAAACCTGGTCTTCTATTTTTTGGGAGTCCCTGATTTCACAGGCTCAAGGATCGGTGCTCCTCAATGGTTGTTCCAGTTCAGCGAGTACAAAACAGCAGCTATATGGCTGCTACTTAATGTTATCACAGGGATACTTGTTTTCAGTGCGGTGTACAAGACCTTTGTGATATATCCCGCTGTCATGGCTGGAGAAAGGAAGAGAGGAATAGAACGCATGCTTCCTTATGCCATTAATTACATGTCCTCAATGGCAGGAGCCGGAGTGCTGCCTTTGGACCTGTTCCGTTCTCTTGCTTCTAATAACATATACAGGGATGTGGCAGTAGAGGCAAGATACCTGGTACGGGATATCGAGGTACTGGGCCACAATCTTGTAACAGGGATGAGGAACCTTGCCCTTACAACACCTTCACCTTCTTTACAGGATTTCCTGCAGGGAGCTATTACTGTCATCACATCAGGGGGAGAACTGGAACCATATTTCAAGATAAAGACAGAGCAGTATCTCATAGAGAACAGACAAAAACAAAAAGAGTTCTTAGAGACTCTGGGGCTGCTGGGTGAAACCTATGTTACAGCTTTTGTTGCAGGCCCTTTGTTCATGATAGTGGTCATATCGATCATGGCAATAATGGGAGGAGCTGAAATGGTATTTTTATATCTGCTTATCTATGCGGTCATACCCTTTGGAAGCGCAATGTACATTTTACTTATAAGTAGCATGACGCCGGAGGCATGA
- the comD gene encoding sulfopyruvate decarboxylase subunit alpha — MDNNPSMAVLQGIKKAGIDFVVSVPCVNLKDLILMVDKDPDIIHVAVTREEEGVGVCAGAYMGGKSTAMLMQNSGLGNSINALASLNELYGIPLLMIVSHRGVEGEPVCAQVPMGVLTPGLLRTMAIPFFVPASKQEAENMIVQAMTTSLEKKSPVAVLLKIGFWRL, encoded by the coding sequence ATGGACAATAATCCGTCAATGGCAGTGCTGCAAGGCATTAAAAAAGCAGGTATCGACTTTGTGGTCAGCGTGCCCTGTGTGAACCTGAAGGACCTCATATTAATGGTCGACAAGGACCCGGATATCATCCATGTGGCTGTCACGAGAGAAGAAGAAGGTGTAGGAGTATGTGCAGGCGCATATATGGGTGGAAAAAGCACCGCAATGCTGATGCAGAATTCCGGTCTTGGAAATTCCATTAATGCCCTTGCTTCCCTTAACGAACTGTACGGCATACCCCTGCTCATGATCGTGAGCCACAGGGGTGTGGAAGGGGAACCTGTCTGTGCACAGGTGCCTATGGGCGTGCTCACTCCGGGTTTGCTGAGAACAATGGCTATCCCCTTTTTTGTGCCAGCTTCAAAACAGGAAGCTGAAAACATGATCGTTCAAGCAATGACAACATCCCTGGAAAAGAAAAGCCCTGTGGCTGTGCTGTTAAAGATAGGTTTCTGGAGATTATGA